The Sedimentisphaera salicampi genome includes a region encoding these proteins:
- a CDS encoding TRM11 family SAM-dependent methyltransferase yields the protein MAKFNDIDLSRWKEYEDVETDSLWIIERRDNSGKHNGFYHGNFVPQIPRQMIKRYTKKGEVVLDPFMGSGTTAFECESLGRNFAGIDINPDIVEYVGKNFESELPVYSEMNFNYMLAADSTDFAAFSEIAGYLASKGINKVSHVILHPPYFDILKFTNDSRDLSNSDSIDIFLDRFGKVLDNSLSLLERKRYVSIVIGDKYTKGQWIPLGFYCMKEAMNRGLTLKSIIVKNMAGNRAKQNKNTIWRYRALNSDYFIFKHEYVMVLKKN from the coding sequence ATGGCAAAGTTTAATGATATAGATCTTTCCAGATGGAAGGAATATGAAGATGTTGAAACAGACTCCCTTTGGATTATAGAAAGGCGGGATAATTCAGGGAAACACAACGGCTTTTATCACGGCAATTTTGTGCCGCAGATACCGCGTCAAATGATAAAGAGATACACTAAAAAGGGTGAGGTTGTTTTAGACCCTTTTATGGGCAGCGGAACGACAGCATTTGAGTGCGAATCTTTGGGCAGAAACTTTGCCGGTATAGACATTAACCCCGATATAGTAGAATATGTGGGAAAGAATTTTGAATCAGAGCTTCCCGTTTATTCCGAAATGAATTTCAATTATATGCTTGCTGCAGATAGCACTGATTTTGCAGCATTCTCTGAGATTGCAGGATATTTGGCATCTAAAGGCATTAATAAAGTTTCTCACGTTATCCTGCATCCGCCTTATTTTGATATTCTTAAATTCACAAATGATTCAAGGGACCTTTCCAACTCTGATTCAATTGATATATTCTTAGATCGTTTTGGTAAAGTTTTGGACAACAGCTTGTCTCTGCTTGAAAGAAAAAGGTATGTTTCTATTGTTATTGGCGATAAATATACTAAAGGGCAGTGGATTCCTCTTGGATTTTACTGCATGAAGGAAGCTATGAACAGGGGTTTAACTCTTAAAAGCATAATCGTCAAAAATATGGCGGGTAACAGGGCTAAGCAAAATAAAAACACTATATGGCGATACAGGGCTTTGAACAGCGATTATTTTATTTTCAAACACGAATATGTTATGGTTCTAAAGAAAAATTAA
- a CDS encoding helix-turn-helix domain-containing protein, translating to MLEFIMRVKVNRYRVREIMADRDINTFTDLARMLGISKNQLSNILSDKFNPVKSNIQQLADFLGVSPSELIEQADEDE from the coding sequence ATGTTAGAGTTTATAATGAGAGTGAAAGTTAATAGATATAGGGTTAGAGAGATAATGGCCGATAGAGATATAAATACTTTCACAGATCTTGCCCGTATGCTTGGGATTTCTAAAAATCAGCTTTCAAATATCTTGTCTGATAAGTTTAATCCTGTTAAGAGTAATATTCAGCAATTAGCAGATTTTCTGGGAGTAAGCCCTTCAGAGCTGATAGAGCAAGCGGATGAGGATGAGTAA
- a CDS encoding GTPase encodes MTFASVTTPKTGAAISIVSLFGKDAERICSETCGIPAERLKPESHLLARICEGGREVDEVVLGCLAPGRIDINCHGNPIIVRQIVSLLEKAGAEAAEPCEFMLREKLAVFSGDAISLEAEVYSCFTHSLKACAIIKAQAEEGLKKAAVGWVKCSSREAASEAENILHNSQAARKYFRKQRIAIAGVPNCGKSTLLNRLAGDQAAIVSDVQGTTRDWVSAGARLADMQIEFIDTAGLCAEPRCEIDAESQRRSLKIARSCDGIIWLLDPAQDIQAQLEYRKELGLTSPVITAINKADMPELEALEGRLPAEVIKISAQNGFNIDKLCDKLLQTAGTEDLTVTDAVCFTYRQLEITEKIAAQEGSLKENIQQLITARPKLTFDLIS; translated from the coding sequence ATGACATTCGCCTCGGTTACAACGCCTAAAACCGGTGCCGCAATCTCCATCGTGAGCCTTTTTGGAAAAGATGCAGAACGAATCTGCTCCGAGACTTGCGGGATACCAGCTGAGAGGCTCAAGCCCGAATCGCACCTGCTGGCGAGGATCTGCGAAGGCGGCAGAGAGGTGGATGAAGTGGTTCTCGGCTGCCTCGCTCCCGGTAGGATAGATATAAACTGCCACGGCAATCCGATTATAGTAAGGCAGATTGTGAGCCTGCTCGAGAAAGCGGGCGCTGAAGCTGCCGAGCCGTGTGAATTTATGCTGCGAGAAAAGCTTGCTGTTTTCTCCGGCGATGCCATCAGCCTCGAGGCCGAGGTTTATTCCTGCTTTACTCATTCGCTCAAAGCCTGCGCTATTATTAAGGCTCAGGCGGAGGAAGGGCTCAAAAAAGCAGCCGTCGGCTGGGTAAAATGCAGCAGCAGAGAAGCCGCTAGCGAGGCAGAAAACATTCTGCATAATTCGCAAGCCGCCCGCAAATATTTCAGGAAGCAGAGGATTGCGATTGCCGGCGTGCCCAACTGCGGGAAAAGCACCTTGCTCAACCGCCTTGCAGGCGATCAGGCGGCGATTGTTTCCGATGTGCAGGGAACTACCAGAGACTGGGTTAGCGCAGGGGCGAGGCTTGCCGATATGCAGATTGAATTTATCGATACTGCCGGTTTGTGCGCAGAGCCCCGTTGCGAGATAGATGCAGAATCCCAGAGGCGTTCGCTCAAGATTGCCCGAAGCTGCGATGGAATCATCTGGCTTCTAGACCCCGCTCAGGATATCCAGGCCCAGCTTGAATACAGAAAGGAGCTCGGGCTCACCTCACCTGTTATAACAGCTATCAACAAGGCCGATATGCCCGAGCTTGAAGCACTGGAAGGCCGCTTGCCGGCCGAAGTTATCAAAATCAGCGCACAAAACGGCTTCAATATCGATAAGCTTTGCGATAAACTGCTCCAAACCGCCGGCACGGAAGATTTAACTGTTACTGATGCTGTATGCTTTACATACCGCCAGCTTGAAATCACAGAAAAAATCGCAGCACAAGAGGGAAGCCTCAAAGAAAACATCCAGCAGCTCATAACTGCCCGCCCAAAACTCACCTTCGACCTTATCAGTTAG
- a CDS encoding type III pantothenate kinase produces MNILAVDIGNSNIKFGLFIDAERQPSLSVSGGDSQAVSDALRQCWDKLPVAKRSTEGRKEGVIVFSSVKPEWTESFRQLCREQIDEKPLEVGLGKDVDLPIKLNTEFPADTGVDRVMAAAAAYVVAQGPVVVADIGTAVTVDAVDGEGNFLGGAIAPGPELCARALSSETAKLPEVQVQQPALPVGANTEQAVNNGVFYMAAGFLEYSVRKFAEELGSWPQTVVTGASAGLFKDECEFVDDFVEDLVLSGIVLSYKKKIADTPDS; encoded by the coding sequence ATGAATATTCTTGCAGTAGATATAGGCAATTCAAATATCAAGTTTGGGCTTTTTATAGATGCAGAGAGGCAGCCTTCTCTGAGCGTTAGCGGCGGCGATTCGCAGGCTGTTTCTGATGCCCTCAGGCAGTGTTGGGATAAGCTGCCCGTTGCTAAACGCTCCACAGAGGGCAGGAAAGAGGGTGTGATCGTTTTCTCGAGCGTTAAGCCTGAATGGACAGAAAGCTTCCGGCAGCTCTGCCGTGAGCAGATTGATGAGAAGCCGCTTGAGGTTGGGCTTGGCAAGGATGTAGATCTGCCGATAAAGCTCAATACAGAATTCCCCGCAGATACCGGCGTTGACCGCGTGATGGCGGCAGCGGCGGCGTATGTCGTTGCTCAGGGGCCGGTTGTGGTGGCCGATATAGGCACAGCCGTAACGGTGGATGCTGTGGACGGGGAGGGAAATTTCCTCGGCGGGGCGATCGCCCCGGGGCCTGAGCTTTGTGCACGTGCGCTCAGCAGCGAAACAGCGAAGCTCCCGGAGGTGCAGGTGCAGCAGCCTGCTCTGCCTGTTGGCGCAAATACCGAGCAGGCAGTGAACAATGGAGTTTTCTATATGGCAGCGGGGTTTCTTGAGTATTCCGTGCGTAAATTTGCAGAGGAGCTGGGGAGCTGGCCGCAAACTGTAGTAACGGGGGCATCAGCGGGGCTCTTCAAGGATGAATGCGAGTTTGTTGATGATTTCGTGGAGGATTTGGTGCTCAGCGGGATTGTGCTTTCGTATAAGAAGAAGATCGCAGATACGCCGGATTCGTGA
- a CDS encoding four helix bundle suffix domain-containing protein yields MCRRFESVPNHYSGFALESLKNASWEFSGAFLIAKRLKSADEAAYWIAEVKQRIGPSGLAGLGEFNTNTGSSPPAETEIAFAYLIANSAITLINIACGLLKKQINSLAEAFESEGGFTERLYATRKKKKGS; encoded by the coding sequence GTGTGTCGACGGTTCGAATCCGTCCCTAACCACTACTCCGGATTCGCCCTTGAGAGTCTCAAAAACGCCAGTTGGGAATTCTCAGGGGCATTTTTAATTGCCAAGCGGCTGAAGAGCGCCGATGAGGCGGCGTATTGGATTGCAGAGGTTAAGCAGAGAATTGGACCCAGTGGACTTGCTGGACTGGGTGAATTTAATACTAATACTGGGTCTTCCCCGCCGGCCGAGACAGAAATAGCATTTGCCTATTTGATCGCTAATTCCGCTATCACCCTTATCAACATTGCCTGCGGCCTGCTCAAGAAACAAATCAATTCACTCGCCGAAGCGTTTGAATCCGAAGGCGGATTTACCGAAAGACTATACGCAACGAGAAAAAAGAAAAAGGGCTCATAA
- a CDS encoding CRISPR-associated helicase/endonuclease Cas3, translating to MAKKYYAHSKPVNLIDNKSRENWHLLKDHLQSVAEISSSFASEFNCSNWGYLIGLLHDTGKYSKEFQDYLLKSSQSPPNKKPSIKVDHSTAGGQYVSGIDPQIGKLLAYCICGHHSGLPDGLSSESSCLNERLKKEVPEYHHADTIKSNLDLPKNPPFPISTDRAGIQLFFLIKMLFSSLVDADFLDSENFFDYKRTSLRGSNHTLRDLHHALSNNMDAMLSNVPDTNINKIRKDILKDCIEASSLPPGLFSLTVPTGGGKTLSSMRFALEHAIKNKKERIIYVIPYTNIIEQNAEVFREFLHPDAVIEHHSNFEYDDNDFEYNKAKLASENWDWPVIITTSVQFYESLFSNKTSKNRKLHNIVNSVIILDEVQKIPLEYLIPCIESLRELSQSYNCTTVLCSATQPAIIKRNDFPQGLENVREIAKSPNQLAEKLKRVQAKYLGVRNEEEIAEELSNASQGLCIVNTKKTAAEIFRLLPQENSYHLSTNMYPAHRRKVLEEIKGRLNNHEACLLVSTQLVEAGVDIDFPVVYRAMAGLDSIAQAAGRCNREGRLDWGKLFIFEPENGCPPGFLTQSANETVTILNTSKKEILDLSNIEEYFKNLYWISEEQLDKEGIVKEIEESKQNLNFPFKKVSENFKLIKDDTKPLIIQRDKEAKKLISEVNEFANLRKISRQLQKYTVQVHQSNWAKLFEYGAIEIVQDTFPVLIRDELYDEKIGLNLDNLEIDAGKLIV from the coding sequence ATGGCTAAAAAATATTATGCTCATTCGAAGCCTGTCAATTTAATTGATAATAAAAGCAGAGAAAATTGGCATTTATTAAAAGACCATCTGCAAAGTGTTGCTGAGATTTCCAGTTCTTTTGCGTCTGAGTTCAACTGCAGCAACTGGGGATATTTGATTGGTCTGCTCCACGACACTGGCAAATATTCAAAAGAATTTCAGGATTATCTCTTAAAAAGCAGTCAATCACCACCGAATAAAAAGCCTTCTATAAAAGTAGATCACTCCACAGCGGGCGGACAATACGTAAGTGGAATTGATCCGCAAATAGGGAAATTGTTAGCTTATTGCATCTGCGGGCATCATTCCGGCCTACCCGACGGTCTGTCCTCTGAAAGTTCATGCTTAAACGAACGCCTTAAAAAAGAAGTTCCTGAATATCATCATGCAGACACAATTAAAAGTAATTTAGACCTTCCAAAAAATCCTCCCTTTCCTATTTCGACTGATCGGGCAGGAATTCAATTATTCTTTCTTATTAAAATGCTATTCTCCAGCTTGGTTGATGCTGATTTTTTAGATTCTGAAAATTTTTTTGACTACAAAAGGACTTCTCTTCGAGGCAGCAATCATACTTTAAGAGATCTCCATCATGCTCTCTCCAACAATATGGACGCTATGCTCAGTAACGTTCCAGACACAAACATTAACAAAATCAGAAAAGATATTCTGAAAGACTGCATAGAAGCTTCTTCCCTGCCTCCCGGGCTTTTTTCTCTCACCGTACCTACAGGCGGAGGAAAAACTCTAAGCTCAATGAGATTTGCACTTGAACATGCAATAAAAAACAAAAAAGAAAGAATTATTTATGTAATACCTTACACAAATATTATTGAACAGAACGCAGAGGTATTTCGAGAATTTTTACATCCCGATGCAGTAATCGAACATCACAGCAATTTTGAATATGATGATAACGATTTTGAATACAACAAGGCAAAATTAGCCTCAGAAAATTGGGACTGGCCTGTGATTATAACCACCAGCGTACAGTTTTACGAATCCCTATTTTCAAACAAAACTTCAAAAAATAGAAAGCTCCATAATATTGTAAACAGTGTAATAATACTGGACGAGGTTCAAAAAATACCATTGGAGTATTTAATCCCATGCATTGAATCGTTAAGAGAGCTTTCACAAAGCTACAACTGCACAACCGTTTTATGCAGCGCAACACAACCTGCTATTATTAAAAGAAATGATTTTCCTCAAGGGCTGGAAAATGTAAGAGAGATTGCTAAGTCTCCCAATCAACTGGCTGAAAAGCTCAAAAGGGTTCAAGCGAAATATTTAGGTGTGAGGAACGAAGAGGAAATTGCCGAAGAGTTATCAAATGCCTCTCAAGGACTATGCATTGTGAATACAAAAAAAACGGCTGCTGAGATTTTTAGGCTGCTCCCTCAAGAAAACTCATACCATTTAAGCACAAATATGTATCCTGCCCACAGGCGAAAAGTTCTTGAGGAAATTAAAGGAAGGCTCAATAATCATGAAGCCTGCCTGCTCGTCAGCACTCAGCTTGTGGAAGCGGGAGTTGATATTGATTTTCCTGTTGTTTACAGAGCCATGGCTGGTTTGGATTCAATAGCTCAGGCAGCAGGAAGGTGCAATAGAGAAGGACGGCTTGATTGGGGAAAGCTTTTCATATTCGAGCCAGAAAACGGCTGTCCGCCCGGCTTCTTAACTCAAAGTGCTAACGAAACTGTAACCATCCTAAACACTTCAAAAAAAGAAATTCTTGACCTATCCAATATTGAAGAATACTTTAAAAATCTTTATTGGATTAGTGAAGAGCAGTTGGATAAAGAAGGAATTGTTAAAGAAATTGAAGAATCAAAACAAAACCTCAATTTCCCGTTCAAAAAGGTGTCTGAGAACTTTAAATTAATCAAAGATGATACCAAGCCGCTTATTATCCAAAGAGATAAGGAAGCAAAAAAACTGATTTCAGAGGTGAATGAATTTGCAAATTTAAGGAAAATTTCAAGGCAGCTCCAAAAATACACTGTTCAGGTTCACCAGAGCAACTGGGCAAAATTATTTGAATATGGAGCAATCGAAATAGTACAGGATACTTTCCCTGTACTTATTAGAGATGAGCTTTACGATGAAAAAATAGGATTGAATTTAGATAACTTAGAAATTGATGCAGGAAAATTGATTGTTTAA
- the cas5c gene encoding type I-C CRISPR-associated protein Cas5c translates to MSYGVKLKVWGDYALFTRPEMKSERVSYDVITPSAARGVLEAVYWKPEIKWIIKKIHVLKPIRFTNIRRNEVSQRTKKPSTSLINKGGTDDSLALYIEDSRQQRASMILRDVSYVIEAYCQLNDPADSNIGKHLDMFKRRAAKGKCFSQPYFGCREFSANFRRLGEDEAIASSENNGEKDLGFMLHDLDYQNNYQPRFFRAVMHNGIIEVPDLFAEEVKT, encoded by the coding sequence ATGAGCTATGGAGTGAAATTAAAAGTCTGGGGCGATTACGCGCTCTTTACCCGGCCGGAAATGAAATCCGAAAGAGTAAGTTATGATGTAATCACGCCGTCTGCCGCAAGAGGAGTTTTAGAAGCGGTTTATTGGAAACCGGAAATAAAATGGATCATAAAAAAAATTCATGTATTAAAACCTATTCGATTTACCAACATCAGGAGAAACGAAGTTTCTCAGAGAACAAAAAAACCTTCAACCAGTCTTATAAATAAAGGCGGAACTGATGACAGCTTAGCCCTCTATATTGAAGACTCAAGGCAGCAGAGAGCTTCTATGATTTTGCGGGATGTATCGTACGTGATAGAAGCATATTGCCAGCTTAATGACCCTGCAGACAGCAACATAGGCAAGCATTTAGATATGTTCAAACGCCGCGCTGCTAAAGGCAAATGTTTTAGTCAGCCCTATTTTGGATGCAGAGAATTCAGCGCAAATTTCAGGCGGCTTGGAGAAGACGAGGCGATTGCGTCTTCTGAAAATAATGGAGAAAAAGATTTAGGGTTTATGCTTCACGACTTAGACTACCAAAATAACTATCAGCCCAGATTTTTCCGTGCAGTAATGCACAATGGCATAATTGAAGTTCCTGATTTATTCGCAGAGGAGGTGAAAACATGA
- the cas8c gene encoding type I-C CRISPR-associated protein Cas8c/Csd1 — translation MIIQELSRYYDRLKEREDLQVPEPGFSVEKINAAAVIDENGNLKQVKDLQIYEKKKSYPRYMDVPQSFGRSGSKAHEHPFFLWDNTGFVLGSSGKDAKKDKLKFDNFKKLHFDLLEKCEEPEAKALLNFFQKWQPSSAEGIDNWEEIEGKNIVFQLETKRAFIHENPVIRKIWSDNYKNFLSIDFSDGICSVTGEAEQIPNIHPMLGGVRGAQSSGAAIVSYNKSSFESYGKTQNYNSSVGSKAAFKYTTALKYLLSSNSRQKIQIGDATTIFWSERQSAVEGIFGLVFEPYNNEDSENKSVRTFLETVRLGRKPADIEEGNNFYILGLSPNASRLSVRFWHVSDVSDICEKIGQHFRDLQIIRSSDKDSEFPSLWQILRQTVSQKSHEGPPPLLSGALMMAILKGTAYPERILSLLIERIRANENVNYCKAAVIKAVLTRKSRIFNNNNLEVAMSLDKNNKNPAYLLGRLFAVLERLQQSAIGNANATIKDRFYGSASATPRAVFPNLLKLAQHHISKSDYGTFYDKLIEEIVSEVSAFPAHFTIEQQGLFAIGYYHQRQDLFTKNEKTNNQENENE, via the coding sequence ATGATTATCCAAGAATTGAGCAGATATTACGACAGGCTCAAAGAGAGAGAAGACCTTCAAGTTCCAGAGCCAGGTTTCTCCGTAGAAAAGATTAACGCTGCTGCGGTTATTGATGAAAACGGAAATCTGAAGCAAGTTAAAGACCTGCAAATTTATGAAAAGAAAAAATCGTATCCAAGGTATATGGATGTTCCGCAAAGTTTCGGCCGATCTGGTTCGAAAGCTCATGAGCATCCATTTTTTCTCTGGGATAATACCGGCTTTGTATTAGGAAGCAGCGGCAAAGATGCAAAGAAAGACAAGCTGAAGTTCGATAATTTCAAAAAACTGCATTTCGATTTACTCGAAAAATGCGAGGAACCTGAAGCAAAAGCCTTACTGAATTTTTTTCAGAAATGGCAGCCATCTTCAGCTGAAGGTATTGACAACTGGGAAGAAATTGAGGGCAAGAATATAGTTTTCCAGCTTGAAACCAAAAGGGCATTTATTCATGAAAATCCTGTCATAAGGAAGATATGGTCGGATAATTACAAGAACTTCTTGAGTATTGATTTTTCAGACGGAATATGCTCTGTTACAGGCGAAGCTGAGCAAATCCCTAATATACACCCTATGCTTGGAGGGGTTAGAGGAGCTCAAAGCAGCGGAGCTGCAATTGTTTCATACAATAAGAGTTCTTTTGAGTCTTATGGAAAAACACAAAATTACAATTCGTCTGTTGGCAGTAAAGCAGCCTTCAAATACACTACTGCCCTGAAATATCTCCTGAGCTCTAACAGCAGGCAAAAGATTCAGATAGGTGACGCCACCACAATTTTCTGGTCGGAAAGGCAGAGTGCTGTTGAAGGTATCTTTGGTTTGGTTTTTGAACCATACAATAATGAAGATTCCGAGAATAAATCTGTAAGAACTTTTCTCGAAACAGTTCGATTAGGAAGAAAGCCGGCTGATATTGAAGAAGGCAACAACTTCTACATCCTCGGGCTCTCTCCAAATGCTTCAAGATTGTCTGTGCGGTTCTGGCATGTTTCAGATGTTTCTGATATATGTGAAAAAATCGGGCAGCATTTCAGGGATTTACAGATAATCCGCAGCTCAGATAAAGACAGCGAATTTCCTTCTCTCTGGCAGATCCTTCGGCAGACAGTAAGCCAGAAATCACATGAAGGCCCGCCTCCTCTGCTTTCCGGAGCATTGATGATGGCAATCCTAAAAGGAACTGCATACCCTGAACGAATCCTTTCATTACTTATTGAAAGAATAAGAGCTAATGAAAATGTAAATTACTGTAAAGCAGCAGTGATTAAGGCTGTGCTTACAAGAAAATCAAGAATTTTTAATAATAACAATTTGGAGGTTGCTATGTCGTTAGACAAAAACAACAAAAATCCAGCTTATCTGCTGGGGCGTCTGTTTGCAGTGTTAGAAAGGCTGCAGCAAAGCGCTATCGGAAATGCAAATGCTACAATTAAAGACCGATTCTATGGCTCGGCTTCTGCCACTCCACGGGCAGTTTTTCCAAATCTTCTAAAGCTCGCCCAGCATCACATTTCCAAATCTGATTATGGAACTTTCTACGATAAACTTATCGAGGAGATTGTTTCAGAGGTTTCCGCCTTCCCTGCTCATTTTACAATCGAACAGCAGGGGCTTTTCGCTATAGGCTATTATCATCAAAGACAGGACCTGTTCACTAAAAATGAAAAAACTAATAATCAGGAGAATGAAAATGAATGA
- the cas7c gene encoding type I-C CRISPR-associated protein Cas7/Csd2: protein MNEPIKNRYEFVYLFDVENGNPNGDPDAGNMPRIDPETHFGIITDVCLKRKIRNFVEISSGAQPPNDIYVKEKAVLSKQQGKAYQALQFDSKKDKGAEIISQARRWMCQNFYDIRTFGAVMSLKENNCGQVRGPVQINFARSIDPICPLDVTITRMAVATEKEADSQSGDNRTMGRKQIVPYGLYRVEGYISAHLAAQTGFGEEDLEMLWQALINMFDHDHSAARGKMCARKLIVFKHDSALGNAPAHKLFDKVKIKQVGETKPAREFEDYELELPEDGKLPDFQEVTVINKL, encoded by the coding sequence ATGAATGAACCAATTAAAAACCGCTACGAATTTGTTTATCTTTTTGATGTTGAAAACGGCAATCCTAATGGCGACCCTGACGCAGGAAATATGCCGAGAATAGACCCTGAAACGCACTTCGGAATTATTACCGACGTGTGCCTGAAAAGAAAAATCCGCAATTTTGTTGAAATATCCAGCGGAGCCCAGCCGCCAAACGATATTTACGTAAAGGAAAAGGCTGTTCTTTCAAAACAGCAGGGTAAAGCATATCAAGCGCTGCAGTTCGATAGTAAGAAGGATAAAGGAGCTGAAATTATAAGTCAAGCGAGGCGGTGGATGTGTCAAAACTTTTACGATATAAGAACCTTTGGTGCTGTTATGAGCCTTAAAGAAAACAACTGCGGACAGGTAAGAGGCCCTGTACAGATAAATTTTGCCAGAAGCATTGATCCGATATGCCCCCTTGATGTTACAATCACCAGAATGGCTGTTGCCACAGAAAAAGAAGCTGATTCTCAATCCGGCGATAACAGGACTATGGGACGAAAACAGATCGTTCCTTATGGACTCTACCGCGTTGAAGGGTACATTTCAGCTCATCTTGCAGCGCAGACCGGTTTTGGCGAAGAAGACCTTGAAATGCTCTGGCAGGCATTGATAAATATGTTCGATCACGACCACTCCGCCGCTCGGGGAAAGATGTGCGCAAGAAAGCTTATAGTGTTCAAGCATGATTCTGCTCTCGGAAATGCTCCTGCTCACAAACTGTTTGATAAGGTTAAGATTAAGCAGGTTGGAGAAACAAAACCTGCAAGAGAGTTTGAAGATTATGAATTGGAATTGCCCGAAGATGGAAAGCTTCCCGACTTCCAAGAAGTTACAGTTATAAACAAATTATGA
- the cas4 gene encoding CRISPR-associated protein Cas4, producing the protein MSYSEEQFLQLSGLQHYQFCKRQWGLIHIELLWAENFLTASGNLLHSRVHKRDTEMRGGVLMSRGLRLHSYKLGLAGQADIVQFERSDSSNDKLTCDLPAFEGRWKPCPVEFKHGKPKISACDRIQLCAQAVCLEEMLEVQIDLGQIFYGKTRRREDVEFTEQLRDKTAALANEIHKVFDLGVVPKVTPGPKCKSCSLRELCLPKTTGIDKKVKQYIERILSDETDA; encoded by the coding sequence ATGAGCTATTCAGAAGAACAATTTCTCCAACTTTCCGGCTTGCAGCATTATCAATTCTGCAAGCGGCAGTGGGGCCTGATACATATTGAGCTTCTATGGGCAGAAAATTTCCTTACTGCAAGCGGAAATTTGCTCCACAGCAGGGTTCACAAAAGAGACACAGAAATGCGTGGCGGCGTTTTAATGTCCAGAGGTCTCAGGCTCCACAGTTATAAATTAGGTTTGGCAGGGCAAGCTGATATCGTCCAGTTCGAAAGATCTGATTCTTCAAATGATAAGCTAACTTGTGATTTACCAGCATTTGAAGGGCGTTGGAAGCCTTGTCCTGTTGAATTTAAACACGGCAAACCAAAAATTTCAGCCTGCGATAGAATTCAGCTATGTGCTCAGGCTGTATGCTTGGAAGAAATGCTTGAAGTGCAGATTGACTTGGGGCAAATTTTTTACGGCAAAACAAGGAGAAGAGAAGACGTTGAATTTACTGAACAGTTACGAGATAAAACGGCAGCTTTGGCAAATGAGATTCACAAAGTTTTTGATTTAGGTGTTGTTCCAAAAGTAACTCCTGGGCCTAAATGCAAAAGCTGTTCTCTTAGAGAATTATGCCTGCCTAAAACGACTGGCATAGACAAAAAGGTAAAACAATATATAGAAAGAATATTGTCTGATGAAACGGATGCTTAA
- the cas1c gene encoding type I-C CRISPR-associated endonuclease Cas1c, whose translation MKRMLNTLFVTTQGAYLSKKGDTVLVNIDREVKLRVPIHTLSQITCFGQISMSPFLMGLCGEKGVSVSFLTENGRFLARVNGPVSGNVLLRKAQFEFQQKNGKTSKLAGKFVTAKIANYRAVLQRALRDNPENKSDELNKASKYMKSSAFVALESESLDIIRGIEGEAARTYFSVFDHLILCQKEDFKFTSRSKRPPLDKINAMLSFAYTLLVNDVRSALESVGLDPAVGFLHSLRPGRPSLALDIMEELRPIFGDRLILSLINRKQITSSGFKKTESGAVEMNEETRKLLINAYQKRKQDEIIHPFTKEKIKFGLLPHLQAMLLARFLRAEMEDYPPYFWK comes from the coding sequence ATGAAACGGATGCTTAACACTCTTTTCGTTACTACGCAAGGAGCGTATCTTTCAAAAAAGGGAGACACTGTTCTCGTAAATATTGACAGAGAAGTAAAGCTTAGGGTTCCAATTCACACTTTAAGCCAGATAACTTGTTTCGGACAAATATCTATGAGTCCATTTCTAATGGGGCTCTGCGGCGAAAAAGGGGTTTCTGTTTCGTTTCTTACAGAAAACGGAAGATTCCTTGCGAGAGTAAATGGGCCGGTATCTGGTAACGTGCTTCTTCGAAAAGCGCAGTTTGAGTTTCAGCAAAAAAACGGCAAAACTTCCAAGCTCGCTGGCAAATTTGTTACCGCCAAAATAGCCAACTATAGAGCTGTATTGCAAAGAGCTCTTAGAGATAACCCCGAGAATAAATCTGACGAGTTAAATAAAGCCTCAAAATATATGAAAAGCTCTGCATTTGTGGCATTAGAATCTGAATCTTTGGATATAATTAGGGGCATAGAAGGGGAAGCAGCAAGGACATACTTTTCTGTTTTCGACCACTTAATTCTTTGCCAAAAAGAGGATTTTAAATTTACTTCAAGGTCAAAGAGGCCTCCATTAGACAAAATCAATGCTATGCTTTCTTTTGCTTACACCTTGCTGGTAAATGATGTACGATCCGCTTTGGAATCAGTAGGCTTAGACCCTGCAGTAGGCTTTCTTCATTCTTTGAGGCCAGGAAGGCCGTCTCTTGCTCTTGATATCATGGAAGAATTGAGACCTATATTTGGAGACAGGCTCATTCTATCACTGATAAACAGAAAGCAGATTACATCTTCTGGATTCAAAAAGACCGAATCTGGGGCAGTGGAAATGAATGAAGAAACAAGAAAATTACTTATCAATGCTTATCAAAAGAGAAAGCAGGATGAGATTATACACCCTTTCACTAAAGAAAAAATCAAGTTTGGCCTTTTACCACACTTGCAGGCAATGCTTCTTGCCAGATTCTTGAGAGCTGAAATGGAAGATTATCCACCTTATTTTTGGAAATAA